Proteins found in one Allorhizobium pseudoryzae genomic segment:
- a CDS encoding GNAT family N-acetyltransferase: MQALSPHGNLPLVRRLEAVGFRAWPAASVVYDGSWQVRLTGGHPSKRLNCVVPLDPSDYRDAEMRIEKARKRFEDYGRPLVIRETPLAPKPLLSMLDANGWEVFETARVMTADLTRLELPDVLDHLPSHDIGRFIDALIAVDEADPAIKPALAEIISAIKPATGLFTIENPGEAPQAVALCVQDNDLAGILSFCVARERRRKGLGTEMLSAALRWARISGARTAWLQVHSHNAGAIALYEKFGFREVYQYHYWRQGA, encoded by the coding sequence ATGCAGGCACTTTCTCCCCACGGCAACCTGCCGCTTGTGCGGCGCCTGGAAGCGGTGGGTTTTCGCGCATGGCCCGCAGCTTCCGTCGTCTATGACGGGAGCTGGCAGGTTCGTCTGACCGGCGGGCATCCGTCGAAGCGGCTGAATTGCGTCGTGCCGCTCGATCCGTCCGATTATCGCGATGCGGAGATGCGGATCGAAAAGGCCCGCAAGCGTTTCGAGGATTATGGCCGCCCGCTGGTGATCCGCGAGACGCCGCTTGCCCCGAAGCCGCTCCTGTCCATGCTCGATGCGAATGGCTGGGAGGTTTTCGAGACGGCCAGGGTCATGACGGCGGATCTGACCCGCCTCGAACTTCCCGATGTGCTCGATCATCTGCCGAGCCACGATATCGGCCGTTTCATTGATGCGCTGATTGCGGTCGATGAGGCGGATCCGGCGATCAAGCCGGCCTTGGCGGAGATCATCAGCGCCATCAAGCCGGCGACAGGTCTCTTTACGATCGAAAATCCGGGCGAGGCACCGCAGGCCGTGGCGCTCTGCGTTCAGGACAATGACCTGGCCGGCATTCTGTCCTTCTGCGTGGCGAGGGAGCGGCGGCGCAAGGGGCTCGGGACCGAGATGCTGTCGGCCGCACTTCGATGGGCGCGGATCAGCGGCGCGCGCACCGCCTGGCTGCAGGTGCATTCGCACAACGCCGGCGCCATCGCGCTCTACGAAAAGTTCGGTTTCCGTGAGGTCTACCAATATCACTACTGGCGCCAAGGGGCATGA
- the grxC gene encoding glutaredoxin 3 yields the protein MAEVVIYTRQLCGYCARAKSLLASKGVSFTEHDATYSQELRQEMIGKAHGRSTFPQIFIDGKHVGGCDDLHALDRDGKLDPLLAA from the coding sequence ATGGCAGAAGTGGTAATCTACACACGTCAGCTCTGCGGTTATTGCGCACGGGCGAAATCTCTCTTGGCCTCGAAGGGTGTTTCCTTCACCGAGCATGATGCGACCTATAGCCAGGAGCTGCGGCAGGAGATGATCGGCAAGGCCCATGGCCGCTCGACCTTCCCGCAGATCTTCATCGACGGAAAGCATGTCGGCGGCTGCGATGACCTGCATGCGCTCGATCGCGACGGCAAGCTCGATCCGCTGCTGGCCGCCTGA
- a CDS encoding Flp family type IVb pilin, whose protein sequence is MKTFLRYLRDETGATAIEYGLIAGILGMAIIAGFGTLSNNVEKILNTINDSIKSD, encoded by the coding sequence ATGAAGACCTTTTTGAGATATCTTCGTGACGAGACCGGCGCAACGGCCATCGAATACGGGCTGATCGCCGGCATTCTGGGCATGGCGATCATTGCGGGCTTCGGTACGCTCAGTAACAATGTCGAGAAGATCCTCAACACCATCAACGACAGCATCAAGTCCGATTAG
- a CDS encoding ComF family protein → MGDVDDKIEVLPRRFRWSDWLRPVLHILYPPCCAACGIRTGVHHALCPGCWRQMRFIERPFCEVLGIPFSFDPGEGMVCAEAIAEPPIFDRLRAVALHEGPARSLVHALKYRDRTELAGMMAHWMQRAAGVHLQEADAIIPVPLHWSRLASRRFNQAAELARALSRLSGKPLLSDVLIRRKRTLRQVGLTANAREDNLRAAFRIVPGRENMVFGRHIILVDDVYTTGATVSSATRALKRAGATEVTVLSFAMALRQPI, encoded by the coding sequence ATGGGGGATGTGGACGATAAAATCGAGGTTCTGCCGCGCCGTTTCCGGTGGTCGGACTGGCTGCGTCCGGTTCTCCACATTCTCTACCCGCCCTGTTGTGCGGCATGTGGAATCCGCACCGGCGTGCATCATGCGCTGTGCCCCGGCTGCTGGCGGCAGATGCGGTTTATCGAGCGGCCCTTCTGCGAGGTTCTCGGTATTCCCTTCTCCTTCGATCCGGGGGAGGGCATGGTCTGTGCCGAGGCGATTGCCGAGCCGCCGATCTTCGATCGGCTAAGGGCAGTTGCGCTGCACGAGGGGCCGGCCAGGTCTCTGGTGCATGCGCTGAAATACCGGGACCGGACAGAGCTTGCCGGCATGATGGCACACTGGATGCAGCGGGCAGCCGGGGTTCACCTGCAGGAGGCCGATGCCATCATCCCGGTGCCGCTGCACTGGAGCCGGCTCGCCAGCCGCAGGTTCAACCAGGCAGCGGAACTGGCGCGTGCCCTGTCTCGTCTCTCCGGTAAACCGCTGCTCTCCGACGTGTTGATCCGCCGCAAACGGACACTGCGCCAGGTGGGGCTGACGGCAAATGCGCGCGAGGACAATCTCAGGGCCGCCTTTCGCATCGTGCCGGGGCGGGAGAACATGGTCTTCGGTCGCCACATCATCCTGGTCGATGACGTTTATACTACTGGGGCGACGGTTTCCTCCGCCACCCGGGCCCTCAAGCGCGCCGGTGCGACGGAGGTTACGGTTTTGAGCTTTGCAATGGCGCTGCGTCAGCCTATATGA
- the argJ gene encoding bifunctional glutamate N-acetyltransferase/amino-acid acetyltransferase ArgJ: MSATVSPLAPKSYPEMPALRGVRMATAAAGIKYKNRTDVLLMVFDEPAAVAGVFTRSKCPSAPVDFCRANLPAAKARAVVVNSGNANAFTGVKGKAATELTARSASEAVGCATNEVYLASTGVIGEPLDATKFAGVLGDMHGEAIGDFWLEAAKAIMTTDTYPKVATRTAEIGGVTVTINGIAKGAGMIAPDMATMLSFVATDADIAPAALQALLSDGVGPTFNSVTVDSDTSTSDTLLLFATGKAKDDGQVAVEMADDARLSSFRAALNDLLKDLALQVVRDGEGARKMVEVTVTGAESDVAAKRIALSIANSPLVKTAVAGEDANWGRVVMAVGKSGEMADRDRLAIWFGDVRVAVNGERDPSYSEAAATAVMQQEDILIRADIGLGSGTATVWTCDLTKEYVAINGDYRS; the protein is encoded by the coding sequence ATGTCCGCAACCGTTTCTCCGCTCGCCCCGAAGTCCTATCCCGAAATGCCGGCCCTGCGCGGAGTGCGCATGGCAACGGCTGCCGCCGGCATCAAGTATAAGAACCGCACCGACGTTCTCCTGATGGTGTTCGACGAACCGGCGGCCGTCGCCGGCGTCTTCACGCGTTCCAAGTGCCCCTCGGCGCCGGTCGATTTCTGCCGGGCCAACCTGCCGGCCGCCAAGGCGCGCGCCGTGGTCGTCAATTCGGGCAATGCCAATGCCTTTACCGGCGTCAAGGGCAAGGCGGCGACGGAACTGACGGCGCGTTCCGCATCGGAGGCCGTCGGCTGCGCCACCAACGAGGTCTATCTCGCCTCCACCGGCGTGATCGGCGAGCCGCTCGATGCCACCAAGTTTGCCGGTGTCCTGGGCGACATGCATGGTGAGGCGATCGGCGATTTCTGGCTGGAAGCCGCCAAGGCAATCATGACGACCGACACCTATCCGAAGGTTGCGACCCGCACCGCCGAGATCGGCGGCGTGACGGTCACGATCAACGGCATTGCCAAGGGCGCCGGCATGATCGCGCCCGACATGGCCACCATGCTCTCCTTCGTCGCGACCGACGCGGATATCGCACCGGCGGCACTGCAGGCGCTGTTGTCGGACGGCGTCGGCCCGACCTTCAATTCGGTGACCGTCGACAGCGACACCTCGACCTCCGACACGCTTCTCCTGTTTGCGACCGGCAAGGCGAAGGACGATGGCCAGGTGGCGGTGGAGATGGCGGATGATGCGCGGCTCTCGTCCTTCCGGGCGGCGCTGAACGACCTGCTGAAGGATCTTGCCCTGCAGGTGGTGCGTGACGGCGAAGGCGCTCGCAAGATGGTGGAGGTCACCGTGACCGGCGCCGAGAGCGATGTCGCGGCCAAGCGCATTGCGCTCTCGATTGCCAATTCGCCGCTGGTGAAGACGGCGGTTGCCGGCGAGGATGCCAACTGGGGCCGCGTCGTGATGGCGGTCGGCAAGTCGGGCGAGATGGCGGATCGCGATCGTCTGGCGATCTGGTTCGGCGATGTGCGCGTCGCCGTCAACGGCGAGCGCGATCCTTCCTATTCCGAAGCTGCCGCGACGGCGGTGATGCAGCAGGAAGATATTCTGATCCGTGCCGATATCGGTCTTGGTTCCGGAACGGCTACCGTCTGGACATGTGACCTGACGAAGGAATATGTCGCCATCAATGGTGACTACCGGAGCTGA
- a CDS encoding SH3 domain-containing protein: protein MKRQILNMLAAGLLLALPAVANAATNGFATTNVNMRSGPSTRYPAVVVVPAGAPIVIHGCLNNVNWCDVSFARGRGWVSGSYIQAGYQQRRVYVDPQYYRPLGIPTITFDVDTYWQRYYRDRDFYRERDRWRGWDYRREVPPPPRYYDSRRDDPIRDPNRYREDGRYRYDDRYRLDDRYRYDNRGGDDRGDPRGDRNWRDRQDGNWDNRGDGERDRRRWEEGARPDDRRGPPPGFDGCTPDRPCSPPGR, encoded by the coding sequence GTGAAACGTCAAATCCTGAACATGCTGGCGGCGGGCCTTCTGCTTGCGCTGCCGGCGGTCGCCAATGCCGCCACGAACGGCTTTGCAACGACCAATGTCAACATGCGGTCCGGCCCGAGCACACGGTATCCGGCGGTCGTCGTCGTGCCCGCGGGCGCGCCGATCGTCATCCACGGGTGCCTCAACAATGTGAACTGGTGCGACGTCTCGTTTGCGCGCGGCCGCGGCTGGGTGTCCGGCAGCTATATCCAGGCGGGCTACCAGCAGCGCCGGGTCTATGTGGATCCGCAATATTACCGTCCGCTCGGCATTCCGACGATCACCTTCGACGTGGATACCTATTGGCAGCGCTACTACCGAGACCGTGATTTCTACCGTGAACGGGATCGCTGGAGAGGCTGGGACTATCGTCGCGAAGTGCCGCCGCCGCCGCGCTATTACGACAGCCGGCGCGACGACCCGATCCGCGATCCGAACCGCTACCGCGAGGACGGACGGTATCGGTATGATGACCGGTATCGCCTGGACGACCGCTACCGATACGACAACCGCGGCGGCGACGACCGCGGTGATCCGCGCGGGGACCGCAACTGGCGGGATCGACAGGACGGCAACTGGGACAATCGCGGTGATGGCGAGCGGGATCGTCGCCGGTGGGAAGAGGGGGCTCGTCCCGATGACCGCCGCGGCCCGCCGCCGGGTTTCGACGGTTGCACACCGGATCGTCCCTGCTCGCCGCCCGGACGGTGA
- a CDS encoding peptidylprolyl isomerase, which yields MFRPTFIAAAALAVAVSFQAPAFAQTDAVIAKIGTVEIHQSDLDTAIANLSQQYQQLPEDQRKVAALSQLIDIKLVAKKAEAAGLQNADDFKKRMAYLQERELHNAYLRDQFDKLKPEEVKARYDKEVAAMPKEEEVHARHILVKTEDEAKEIIKQLDAGKDFIELAKEKSEDTSKSDGGDLGYFTKGRMVPEFEQAAFALEKGAYTKTPVQSQFGWHVIKVEDKRDAQPPAFDQVEPQVRQIVMQEKYTQIIDDAKKDQKVEIMDEATRKAYEELTKGE from the coding sequence ATGTTTCGCCCCACATTCATCGCAGCTGCCGCCCTGGCCGTCGCGGTTTCCTTCCAGGCGCCGGCCTTCGCTCAGACCGATGCCGTGATCGCCAAGATCGGCACTGTCGAAATCCACCAGTCGGATCTGGACACGGCGATCGCCAATCTCAGCCAGCAGTATCAGCAGCTGCCGGAAGACCAGCGCAAGGTCGCAGCCCTTTCGCAGCTGATCGACATCAAGCTGGTGGCGAAGAAGGCTGAAGCCGCCGGCCTGCAGAATGCCGACGACTTCAAGAAGCGCATGGCCTACCTGCAGGAGCGCGAACTGCACAATGCCTACCTGCGGGACCAGTTCGACAAGCTGAAGCCGGAAGAGGTCAAGGCACGCTACGACAAGGAAGTCGCAGCCATGCCGAAGGAAGAGGAAGTGCATGCCCGCCACATCCTGGTGAAGACCGAGGACGAGGCGAAGGAGATCATCAAGCAGCTCGATGCCGGCAAGGACTTTATCGAACTGGCCAAGGAAAAGTCTGAAGACACCAGCAAGTCCGATGGCGGCGATCTCGGCTACTTCACCAAGGGCCGCATGGTTCCGGAATTCGAACAGGCTGCCTTTGCGCTGGAAAAGGGTGCCTACACGAAGACCCCGGTGCAGTCGCAGTTCGGCTGGCACGTGATCAAGGTGGAAGACAAGCGTGATGCTCAGCCGCCGGCATTCGACCAGGTCGAGCCGCAGGTTCGCCAGATCGTCATGCAGGAGAAGTACACCCAGATCATCGACGATGCGAAGAAGGACCAGAAGGTCGAGATCATGGACGAGGCCACGCGCAAGGCCTATGAGGAACTGACCAAGGGCGAGTAA
- a CDS encoding methyltransferase domain-containing protein yields the protein MDMLFDLPLVTRRRERAARQAVSGADFLVDVAARELAERLAVVERHFDEAVELHGATGSAARAAFATGRIGTIRRIETGPVFASAAEGVEPAELEDVPLADQSVNLVLSPLSLHLTNDTPGMMVRIRRALKPDGLFLAAIPGAGTLGELRDVLLSAEAEVLGGASPRVIPFADVRDIGGLLQRAGFALPVIDAENYTVRYDTLFDLMRDLRAMGMTNPLIGRSRKPLTRSFFLRAAQLYAERYSDPDGRIRATFSIVYVSGWAPHESQQKPLKPGSAKMRLADALKAGLEPSAKDEPNRT from the coding sequence ATGGACATGCTTTTCGACCTGCCGCTGGTCACCCGCCGACGCGAGCGCGCCGCCAGACAGGCCGTTTCCGGTGCCGACTTTCTGGTGGATGTCGCGGCCCGCGAACTGGCGGAACGGCTGGCGGTGGTCGAGCGGCATTTCGATGAAGCGGTGGAACTGCACGGCGCAACGGGTTCCGCTGCCCGCGCCGCTTTTGCCACCGGACGCATCGGCACGATCCGTCGTATCGAGACGGGGCCGGTCTTTGCAAGCGCCGCGGAAGGCGTCGAACCGGCAGAGCTGGAAGACGTGCCCCTGGCGGACCAGTCGGTCAACCTGGTGCTCTCGCCCCTGTCCCTGCACCTGACCAACGACACACCCGGCATGATGGTGCGCATCCGCAGGGCCTTGAAGCCGGACGGGCTTTTTCTCGCCGCCATTCCCGGCGCCGGCACGCTGGGCGAACTGCGCGACGTTCTGCTGTCGGCGGAGGCCGAGGTTCTGGGCGGCGCCAGCCCGCGCGTCATTCCCTTTGCCGATGTCCGCGATATCGGTGGCCTGTTGCAGCGCGCCGGTTTTGCGCTCCCCGTCATCGATGCGGAAAACTACACGGTGCGGTATGACACGCTGTTCGACCTGATGCGGGATCTGCGCGCCATGGGCATGACCAATCCGCTGATCGGGCGCAGCCGCAAGCCGCTCACCCGCAGTTTCTTCCTGCGCGCGGCCCAACTCTACGCCGAACGCTATTCCGATCCGGACGGACGCATCCGCGCCACCTTCTCGATCGTCTATGTGTCGGGTTGGGCACCGCATGAAAGCCAGCAGAAGCCATTGAAGCCGGGTTCGGCCAAGATGCGGCTGGCGGATGCGCTGAAGGCTGGGCTGGAACCGTCAGCGAAGGACGAGCCTAATCGGACTTGA
- the mutT gene encoding 8-oxo-dGTP diphosphatase MutT, translated as MGEGKKIVLVAACALVDTDGRILIAQRPEGKSLAGLWEFPGGKVEAGETPEETLVRELEEELGITTKVACLAPLTFASHTYETFHLLMPLYVCRRFEGIPSGREGQAIKWVRPNALRDYPMPPADEPLIPFLQDLL; from the coding sequence ATGGGTGAGGGCAAGAAGATCGTGCTGGTGGCCGCCTGCGCCCTGGTGGATACCGATGGCCGCATTCTTATTGCCCAACGGCCCGAAGGCAAAAGCCTGGCGGGCCTCTGGGAATTTCCAGGCGGCAAGGTGGAGGCCGGCGAGACGCCGGAAGAAACGCTCGTTCGCGAACTGGAGGAGGAGCTGGGCATTACCACCAAGGTGGCCTGTCTGGCGCCGCTCACCTTCGCCAGCCACACCTATGAAACCTTCCACCTGTTGATGCCGCTTTACGTCTGCCGCCGCTTTGAGGGCATTCCGAGCGGCCGTGAAGGTCAGGCCATCAAATGGGTGCGCCCGAACGCGCTGCGCGATTATCCGATGCCGCCGGCAGACGAGCCGCTCATTCCCTTCCTGCAAGACCTGCTCTGA
- a CDS encoding DUF1178 family protein, translating into MIRYSLVCDSAHGFEGWFSGSADFDRQVETGLLTCPICGSASVSKSLMAPSVSTARKKEARQQVVLDTVREEAMAKLKEAVATIKANAEDVGERFPEEARKIHYGEADARGIIGQASITEVRDLIDEGIEIAPLPVLPDDAN; encoded by the coding sequence GTGATCCGCTATTCGCTCGTCTGTGACAGCGCCCACGGTTTTGAAGGCTGGTTTTCCGGGAGCGCCGATTTCGACCGGCAGGTGGAGACCGGTCTTCTGACCTGCCCGATCTGCGGCTCCGCCTCCGTCAGCAAGAGCTTGATGGCGCCCTCGGTTTCGACCGCCCGCAAGAAGGAAGCCCGCCAGCAGGTGGTGCTCGATACGGTGCGCGAGGAGGCCATGGCCAAGCTCAAGGAGGCAGTCGCCACGATCAAGGCGAATGCCGAGGATGTGGGCGAACGGTTTCCCGAAGAGGCGCGCAAGATCCATTACGGCGAAGCCGACGCGCGCGGCATCATCGGCCAGGCCAGTATCACCGAAGTGCGCGACCTAATCGACGAAGGCATCGAAATCGCGCCGCTGCCGGTGCTGCCGGATGATGCCAATTAA
- the ubiG gene encoding bifunctional 2-polyprenyl-6-hydroxyphenol methylase/3-demethylubiquinol 3-O-methyltransferase UbiG — MSEASATTIDQGEVDRFSAMAAEWWSPTGKFKPLHKFNPVRIAFIRDQVCEAFGRDPKSHKPFEGLRFLDIGCGGGLLSEPMARMGATVIGADPSEKNVKIAETHARESGVSVDYRAVTAEHLAAEGETFDVILNMEVVEHVADVNLFISTCASMVRPGGLMFIATINRTFKANALAIIAAERILRWLPKGTHSYDKLVRPDELERPLSASGMDIIHRTGVFYNVLQDRWNLSRDMDVNYMMLAKRLA; from the coding sequence ATGAGCGAGGCCTCCGCCACGACGATCGACCAGGGTGAAGTGGACCGCTTCTCGGCGATGGCTGCCGAATGGTGGAGCCCGACCGGCAAGTTCAAGCCGCTGCACAAGTTCAATCCGGTGCGCATCGCCTTCATCCGTGACCAGGTCTGCGAGGCGTTCGGCCGCGACCCGAAAAGCCACAAACCCTTCGAGGGCCTGCGTTTCCTCGATATCGGCTGCGGCGGCGGTCTGCTCTCGGAGCCCATGGCGCGCATGGGCGCCACCGTGATCGGTGCCGATCCGTCGGAAAAAAATGTGAAAATCGCCGAGACCCATGCGCGTGAAAGCGGAGTGTCCGTCGATTACCGCGCCGTGACCGCCGAGCATCTGGCAGCCGAAGGCGAAACCTTCGACGTGATCCTCAACATGGAGGTGGTGGAACACGTGGCCGATGTGAACCTCTTCATCTCCACCTGCGCTTCCATGGTGCGCCCCGGCGGGCTGATGTTCATCGCCACCATCAACCGCACCTTCAAGGCCAATGCGCTCGCCATCATTGCCGCCGAACGCATCCTGCGCTGGCTGCCGAAGGGCACCCACAGTTACGACAAGCTGGTGCGCCCTGACGAACTGGAACGCCCGCTCTCCGCCTCCGGCATGGACATCATCCACCGCACCGGCGTCTTCTACAACGTGCTGCAGGACCGCTGGAATCTGTCGCGCGACATGGATGTCAACTACATGATGCTGGCGAAACGGCTGGCCTAA
- a CDS encoding aspartate kinase, producing the protein MARIVMKFGGTSVANLERIHNVARHVKREVDAGHEVAVVVSAMSGKTNELVGWVQDTPKVTGASSPFYDAREYDAVVASGEQVTSGLLAIALQSMGINARSWQGWQIPIRTDNAHGAARILDIDGSDIIRRMGEGQVAVVAGFQGLGPDNRIATLGRGGSDTSAVAIAAAVKADRCDIYTDVDGVYTTDPRIVPKARRMKKISFEEMLEMASLGAKVLQVRSVELAMVHKVRTFVRSSFEDPDAPGMGDLINPPGTLICDEEEIVEQEVVTGIAYAKDEAQISLRRVADRPGVSAAIFGPLAESHINVDMIVQNISEDGSKTDMTFTVPFGDVEKAMKVLDENKAKIGFDVVQNETGLCKVSVVGIGMRSHAGVAATAFKALADKGINIRAITTSEIKISILIDGAYSELAVRTLHSAYGLDKS; encoded by the coding sequence ATGGCACGCATTGTCATGAAGTTCGGCGGCACGTCGGTCGCCAATCTCGAACGCATTCATAATGTGGCGCGCCATGTGAAACGCGAGGTCGATGCCGGTCATGAAGTGGCCGTCGTCGTTTCCGCCATGTCCGGCAAGACGAATGAACTCGTCGGTTGGGTACAGGATACCCCGAAGGTGACCGGCGCCAGCTCGCCCTTCTACGATGCCCGCGAATATGATGCCGTGGTGGCCTCCGGCGAGCAGGTGACCTCCGGACTGCTCGCGATTGCGCTGCAGTCGATGGGCATCAATGCCCGCTCCTGGCAGGGCTGGCAGATCCCGATCCGCACCGACAATGCCCACGGCGCTGCCCGCATTCTCGATATCGACGGCTCCGACATCATCCGCCGCATGGGCGAGGGCCAAGTCGCGGTCGTCGCCGGCTTCCAGGGCCTTGGTCCGGACAACCGTATCGCGACACTCGGCCGCGGCGGTTCCGATACGTCGGCGGTTGCCATCGCGGCCGCGGTCAAGGCGGACCGGTGCGACATCTACACGGATGTCGATGGCGTCTACACGACCGATCCGCGCATCGTGCCGAAGGCGCGGCGCATGAAGAAGATTTCGTTCGAAGAAATGCTGGAAATGGCATCGCTGGGCGCCAAGGTGCTACAGGTTCGTTCCGTCGAGCTTGCCATGGTGCACAAGGTGCGCACCTTCGTTCGGTCCAGTTTCGAGGATCCCGATGCACCGGGCATGGGCGACCTCATCAACCCGCCCGGTACTTTGATTTGCGACGAGGAAGAGATCGTGGAACAGGAAGTCGTTACCGGCATCGCCTATGCCAAGGATGAAGCGCAGATTTCGTTGCGTCGCGTTGCCGACCGGCCGGGCGTTTCGGCGGCCATCTTCGGCCCGCTGGCGGAATCGCACATCAATGTCGACATGATCGTCCAGAACATTTCCGAGGACGGTTCCAAGACCGACATGACCTTCACCGTGCCGTTCGGCGACGTCGAAAAGGCCATGAAGGTTCTGGATGAGAACAAGGCGAAGATCGGCTTCGACGTGGTGCAGAACGAAACCGGCCTCTGCAAGGTCTCGGTCGTCGGTATCGGCATGCGGTCCCACGCCGGCGTTGCCGCCACCGCCTTCAAGGCGCTGGCCGACAAGGGGATCAACATCCGCGCCATCACCACCTCCGAGATCAAGATCTCGATCCTGATCGATGGCGCCTATTCCGAACTTGCGGTTCGCACTTTGCATTCCGCTTATGGTCTCGATAAGAGTTGA
- a CDS encoding carbon-nitrogen hydrolase family protein codes for MTFKVAAIQMCSGVDPQKNADDMARLVRDAAAQGAVYVQTPEMTGALQRNRAALKAVLADEDSDVIVARAAALARDLGIFVHVGSTAIARGDEKMANRGFLFGPDGKRICSYDKIHMFDVDLDNGESWRESSAYEAGTEARVANLPFATLGFAICYDVRFPQLFRSEAMAGAEILTVPAAFTRQTGEAHWEILLRARAIENGAFLVAAAQGGVHEDGRETYGHSMIIDPWGRVLAEAGGAGEAVLVAEIDIADVKAARGKIPNLKNAREFSLDRVAVSGGIPA; via the coding sequence ATGACCTTCAAAGTTGCCGCTATCCAGATGTGCTCGGGCGTCGATCCGCAGAAGAATGCGGACGACATGGCGCGCCTTGTGCGTGACGCGGCGGCGCAAGGGGCAGTTTACGTCCAGACACCGGAAATGACCGGGGCGCTGCAGCGCAATCGCGCCGCACTCAAGGCCGTTCTCGCCGACGAGGACAGCGACGTGATCGTCGCCCGCGCCGCGGCTCTTGCGCGTGACCTCGGGATCTTCGTGCATGTCGGTTCGACGGCGATTGCGCGGGGCGACGAGAAGATGGCCAATCGCGGTTTCCTGTTCGGTCCGGACGGCAAGCGCATCTGTTCCTATGACAAGATCCACATGTTCGATGTCGATCTCGACAATGGCGAAAGCTGGCGGGAAAGCTCGGCTTACGAGGCGGGAACAGAGGCGCGCGTGGCGAACCTTCCGTTCGCGACGCTGGGCTTTGCCATCTGCTACGACGTGCGCTTCCCGCAGCTTTTCCGCAGTGAGGCTATGGCCGGTGCCGAAATCCTCACCGTGCCGGCGGCGTTTACCCGTCAGACCGGCGAGGCGCATTGGGAGATCCTGCTGCGCGCCCGCGCAATCGAAAACGGCGCCTTCCTGGTGGCCGCCGCGCAAGGCGGCGTGCATGAAGATGGCCGCGAAACCTATGGCCATTCGATGATCATCGATCCATGGGGCCGCGTTCTGGCAGAGGCCGGGGGAGCAGGCGAGGCGGTGCTCGTGGCGGAAATCGACATCGCGGACGTCAAGGCGGCGCGGGGCAAGATCCCGAACCTCAAGAATGCCCGCGAGTTTTCGCTCGACCGCGTTGCGGTAAGCGGAGGCATCCCGGCGTGA